A part of Deltaproteobacteria bacterium genomic DNA contains:
- the brxL gene encoding protease Lon-related BREX system protein BrxL yields MTERADLDRKANDVFGGRVVRKDLVRKVKVGANVPVFVLEYLLGKYCATDDQQAIEAGLRLVNSTIAENFVRPDEANKAQSFVREKGRHTLIDKVKVRYLSDDDKYWAEFVNFGHKHVHIPERYVREYDRLLMGGIWAQVNLRHEYDEEAKGKRSPFWIDDLKPIQLGTFDLDDYRQRRREFRADEWIDLLIRSIGLEPSHFSRRLKLLFLTRLIPLCEANFNLVELGPRGTGKSYAYQELSPYVILLTGPTTVANLFYNMASGKMGLVGLWDAVAFDEVADLQKMPKEVVTTLKTYCESGTFARGKEALSGIASVAMFGNTNQPVEVMVRSSHLFLPMPDVIREDMAFLDRIHFYLPGWEVPKMRIEFFTDHYGFIVDYLAEALRELRRHNFAEITDHHFSLGAHLNARDVKAVRKTVAGLAKLLHPDGEVQKEELAELLEIALEGRRRVKEQLKKMGSFEYHQTSFSYIDNETREERYVGVPEEGGRGLISSDPLAPGSVYAASVDDQGKVGLYRIEVGCSPGTGKLKVAGGLDSTMKEAIQRAFAYIQGHKVNMGIAQAFDVTDFHVEAIDLLTNRVSCDAGIALVVAIHSALKKHSGLPALVVLGDLSIQGNLKPVRSLSEALQIGMENGARRALIPIENKRHFLEVSADIMERVDPIFYGDPLMAAMKALGLN; encoded by the coding sequence ATGACTGAACGCGCAGACCTGGATCGGAAGGCCAACGACGTCTTCGGCGGCCGTGTCGTGCGGAAGGATCTCGTCCGCAAGGTCAAGGTCGGCGCCAATGTGCCGGTGTTCGTGCTGGAGTATCTCCTCGGGAAGTACTGCGCCACTGACGATCAGCAGGCCATCGAGGCGGGGCTCCGGCTCGTCAACAGCACGATCGCCGAAAACTTCGTGCGGCCGGACGAGGCGAACAAAGCGCAATCGTTCGTGCGGGAGAAGGGCCGGCACACGCTGATCGACAAGGTGAAGGTCCGGTATCTCTCCGACGACGACAAATACTGGGCCGAGTTCGTCAACTTCGGGCACAAGCACGTGCACATTCCCGAGCGGTATGTCCGCGAGTACGACCGGCTGCTCATGGGTGGCATCTGGGCGCAGGTGAACCTGCGCCACGAGTACGACGAAGAGGCGAAGGGGAAGCGGAGCCCGTTCTGGATCGATGACCTGAAGCCGATCCAGCTCGGAACGTTTGATCTCGACGATTACCGGCAGCGGCGCCGGGAGTTCCGCGCCGACGAATGGATCGATCTCCTGATCCGCAGCATCGGGCTGGAGCCGTCGCACTTCAGCCGGCGGCTCAAGCTACTCTTCCTGACTCGGCTGATTCCGTTGTGCGAGGCGAACTTCAACTTGGTGGAGCTTGGTCCGCGAGGAACCGGCAAATCGTATGCGTACCAGGAGCTGAGTCCGTACGTGATCCTGCTCACGGGGCCAACGACCGTCGCCAACCTCTTCTACAACATGGCGAGCGGGAAGATGGGGCTGGTCGGTTTGTGGGATGCGGTGGCCTTCGACGAAGTGGCCGACCTTCAGAAAATGCCCAAGGAGGTGGTGACAACGCTGAAGACGTACTGCGAGTCCGGCACCTTCGCCCGGGGCAAGGAGGCGCTCTCGGGCATCGCGTCAGTCGCCATGTTCGGCAACACGAATCAGCCGGTCGAGGTGATGGTGCGATCGTCGCACCTCTTCCTGCCGATGCCCGATGTGATTCGGGAAGACATGGCCTTCCTCGACCGCATTCACTTCTACCTCCCGGGTTGGGAGGTGCCGAAGATGCGGATCGAGTTCTTCACTGACCACTACGGGTTCATCGTCGACTACCTGGCCGAGGCGTTGCGCGAGCTGCGACGGCACAACTTCGCCGAGATTACGGACCATCACTTCTCGCTCGGCGCTCATCTGAACGCCCGCGACGTGAAGGCCGTGCGAAAGACGGTCGCGGGTTTGGCCAAGCTGCTTCACCCGGATGGCGAGGTGCAGAAGGAGGAGCTGGCGGAGCTGCTGGAGATCGCGCTCGAAGGCCGGCGCCGCGTGAAAGAACAGCTCAAGAAGATGGGCTCCTTCGAGTACCACCAGACCTCATTCTCGTACATCGACAACGAGACCCGGGAGGAGCGTTACGTCGGTGTGCCGGAAGAGGGTGGCCGGGGGCTGATTTCCAGTGATCCGCTGGCGCCGGGGTCGGTGTACGCGGCCTCGGTGGATGACCAAGGCAAGGTGGGCTTGTATCGCATCGAGGTGGGCTGCTCACCGGGCACCGGCAAGCTCAAGGTGGCCGGTGGCTTGGACAGCACGATGAAGGAGGCCATCCAGCGGGCGTTCGCATACATTCAAGGGCACAAAGTGAACATGGGCATTGCGCAAGCCTTCGATGTCACGGACTTCCACGTCGAGGCGATCGACCTGCTCACGAACCGCGTCTCGTGCGATGCGGGGATCGCGCTGGTGGTCGCCATCCATTCGGCGCTCAAGAAGCATTCAGGCTTGCCCGCCCTGGTCGTACTGGGCGACCTCAGCATTCAAGGCAACTTGAAGCCCGTGCGTTCGTTGTCCGAGGCGCTTCAAATCGGCATGGAGAACGGGGCTCGACGTGCCCTGATCCCGATTGAGAACAAGCGCCATTTTCTCGAAGTGTCGGCCGACATCATGGAGCGAGTAGACCCGATCTTCTACGGAGATCCGCTCATGGCGGCGATGAAGGCGCTGGGGTTGAATTGA
- a CDS encoding DUF2283 domain-containing protein — MIFQYHADSDMLYLKLAEGVSTESEEVAPGIVLDFDEHNRVIGIEIEDASKSADLSRLEVLALPLTDLVLGEKRPAPATDH, encoded by the coding sequence ATGATCTTCCAATACCATGCCGATAGCGACATGCTGTACCTCAAGCTCGCTGAGGGTGTCAGCACCGAGTCGGAAGAGGTGGCGCCGGGTATCGTGCTCGACTTCGACGAGCACAACCGCGTGATCGGCATCGAGATCGAAGACGCCAGCAAGTCTGCCGATCTCTCCCGCCTGGAAGTATTGGCCCTGCCGCTCACGGACCTAGTCCTCGGCGAGAAACGCCCCGCACCGGCTACTGACCACTGA
- a CDS encoding tRNA (guanosine(46)-N7)-methyltransferase TrmB — MAQRPWHPAVAAAPEPATLPVSGISAHEFWGGVFGRVAPVEVEIGAGRGAFLFAAAVAAPDRNFFAIENSSSHAVRLRHEAEARGLANVRVLRADATCVVASLIPAESVAAYHVYFPDPWWKRRHHRRRLFTAAFAAALARTLIRGGRLYFATDVAPYFGAVTALLAAQLEPDDAPRPLAVVTRFEHKALSHGSGIHSASFRRPLL; from the coding sequence GTGGCGCAACGCCCTTGGCACCCGGCGGTCGCGGCCGCACCCGAGCCGGCGACTTTGCCGGTGTCCGGCATCAGCGCGCACGAGTTCTGGGGCGGCGTCTTCGGCCGTGTTGCGCCGGTGGAGGTGGAGATCGGTGCCGGCCGCGGCGCCTTTCTGTTTGCCGCTGCGGTTGCTGCACCCGATCGCAACTTCTTCGCCATCGAGAACTCCAGCTCGCACGCCGTGCGGCTCAGGCACGAGGCCGAGGCCCGCGGCCTCGCCAACGTGCGCGTCCTGCGCGCCGACGCCACCTGCGTGGTGGCATCGCTGATCCCGGCCGAGTCGGTGGCGGCCTACCACGTCTACTTTCCCGACCCGTGGTGGAAACGCCGGCATCATCGGCGCCGGCTGTTCACCGCTGCCTTCGCCGCCGCGCTGGCGCGCACGCTGATACGCGGCGGCCGCCTCTACTTCGCCACCGACGTGGCGCCGTATTTCGGCGCGGTCACCGCACTGCTGGCGGCGCAGCTGGAGCCGGATGACGCGCCCCGCCCGCTGGCCGTGGTCACCCGCTTCGAGCACAAGGCCCTGAGCCACGGCAGCGGCATCCACAGCGCGAGTTTTCGAAGGCCACTCTTGTAG
- a CDS encoding DUF433 domain-containing protein — translation MARTAVKAKHPYIESRKGYCGGSPIIAGTKFPVRSVVNYVLRQGMSPEEVVKEFEHLTLAQVHDALSYYYDHQAVIDREIDENTEGRVRLQDRRTSGCGNWRSR, via the coding sequence ATGGCACGAACAGCAGTGAAAGCGAAACACCCCTACATTGAAAGCCGCAAGGGGTACTGCGGCGGCAGTCCAATTATTGCAGGGACGAAGTTCCCGGTTCGCTCGGTGGTGAACTACGTCCTCCGGCAGGGCATGTCCCCGGAGGAGGTGGTCAAAGAGTTCGAGCACCTGACGCTCGCCCAGGTACATGACGCCTTGTCGTACTACTACGATCACCAGGCCGTGATTGACCGCGAGATTGACGAAAACACCGAGGGTCGTGTGCGGCTACAAGATCGACGCACCAGCGGGTGCGGGAATTGGAGGAGCAGATGA
- a CDS encoding type II toxin-antitoxin system VapC family toxin, with the protein MSRLYLDACCIIYLIEAANPFHAAVLARLKQHGKDRSARIVTSQLSRLECRVRPLRDKDTGLLARYDKFFSARRLVLAELTPAVIDQATELRAKYGFKTPDAIHLATAIDDGTDVFLTGDTTLQRCAEAKVEIVVP; encoded by the coding sequence ATGAGCCGCCTGTACCTCGACGCGTGTTGCATCATCTACCTCATTGAAGCGGCGAACCCGTTTCATGCAGCCGTGCTGGCGCGGCTCAAGCAGCACGGCAAGGACCGGAGCGCTCGCATTGTAACGTCCCAACTATCGCGCCTGGAATGCCGCGTGCGGCCGCTGCGAGACAAGGACACGGGGCTGCTCGCAAGATACGATAAGTTCTTCTCCGCGCGCCGTCTCGTGCTCGCCGAGTTGACGCCGGCCGTGATCGACCAGGCCACCGAACTGCGGGCCAAATACGGGTTCAAGACTCCCGATGCTATTCACCTCGCGACCGCCATCGATGACGGGACCGATGTCTTCCTGACAGGAGACACCACGCTACAGCGGTGCGCCGAGGCGAAGGTGGAAATAGTCGTACCCTGA
- a CDS encoding SDR family oxidoreductase, whose product MVVREAVAVVTGGARRLGQATVLRLAQAGCHVVVNYHHSEQAAADTAADARAFSVQAESFQADVSRPAQAQALIDFTLSRFGRLDLLVANAGVFRRTPIAQAGDGDWDDMMRGNLDAFFFPAQSAGAAMVARGGGAIVALADVAGLRPWAEYGPYCAAKAAVAGLVQALAIELAPLVRVNGIAPGPVLFPDDFDAAQRQREIARTLLGRAGGAGDIAEAVLFLARADYITGVVLPVDGGRLLFEGSR is encoded by the coding sequence ATGGTCGTACGCGAGGCGGTTGCGGTGGTGACCGGTGGCGCACGCCGGCTGGGACAGGCCACGGTGCTGCGCCTGGCTCAGGCCGGTTGCCACGTAGTTGTGAACTATCATCACTCAGAGCAGGCGGCGGCGGACACCGCGGCAGACGCGCGCGCGTTCAGCGTGCAGGCGGAGAGCTTTCAAGCCGACGTCAGCCGGCCGGCGCAGGCACAAGCGCTGATCGACTTCACCCTCTCCCGCTTCGGCCGCCTCGATCTCCTGGTCGCCAATGCCGGTGTCTTCCGGCGCACGCCGATCGCGCAGGCGGGCGACGGCGACTGGGACGACATGATGCGCGGCAACCTCGATGCCTTCTTCTTTCCGGCCCAGAGCGCCGGTGCGGCGATGGTGGCGCGCGGCGGCGGTGCCATCGTCGCGCTGGCCGACGTCGCCGGCTTACGCCCGTGGGCCGAGTACGGGCCGTACTGCGCCGCCAAAGCCGCGGTCGCCGGCTTGGTGCAAGCGCTGGCGATCGAGTTGGCACCGCTTGTGCGCGTCAACGGCATCGCTCCCGGCCCGGTGCTGTTTCCGGACGATTTCGACGCCGCCCAGCGCCAGCGCGAGATCGCGCGCACCCTGCTCGGGCGCGCAGGAGGCGCGGGTGATATCGCCGAGGCGGTGCTATTCCTGGCGCGCGCCGACTACATCACCGGGGTCGTGCTGCCGGTCGACGGCGGCCGGCTGCTGTTCGAAGGCTCCAGGTAA
- a CDS encoding PglZ domain-containing protein, whose amino-acid sequence MVTKQVHDAGIVVWYDPERSYVHVAEQITVPDATVIRFCGSFFELRAQLEPLLEFVDTDGHPRPERTVPPHVLVYMPMDRRETHYALIEAESAGHVIEPGANPWQRNTRLKVIAERVFKDLAPDRAGDVARQVEQGILTLEDLDRLAEQSAAVGSGAVKLIFGTASVEDVALMFAASEKHDAATASKQALPEIALLLASELGVAVDANGSITAARHALRRVLLLSEFVAAVRARGGTVPEFESAGLPARDHHMAMATKVCQTWRRRSDYREAYVAAAREVDAEVAIGSLNLEAQCLAGIETFPSVEEKLLRHAEQTVFDGTPERARDLAEQRKRSFWSTEEPTNQLRWSLIETAALVILTAARLKAELKNVAKTPAAFVKAYVAGSEPWCLLDTYHRHLERQFAIFDLEIGGEHDLIEQVIHRARQQYMDAVALCAEAFTAALDAADFSVADVLHQEKIFPNLVAPLTKSGKESKGKPAYIWVDAMRFEMGREFVDGLGDELEVKLIPGIAQLPTITEVGMSALLPGADHGAELVEAGAGKVALKIGGNILKDRAGRVKHLRDRVGGKVVDVKLNELIKPSKKLRDEISAADFVLVTSQEIDRRGESAEDEDEARRYMDEVLDKLRKGVRRLASLDVTDVVITADHGHLFGEAIESGMKIDPPGGDTADLHRRVWIGKGGSSADGFVRVPASRVGLGGDLELALPRSLACFKAGGSESFFHGAASLQELIIPVAVVKAKRDAVPAGQAVIALTMERPRIATRFFSVTATYSLTEFFGAEEKRVKAVVRANKKDIGSAVMAGYGFEDGTQEIVLRKDKPNAITLMLPADADMKIVSVHILDAASQVELKRLDDVEVAIGI is encoded by the coding sequence TTGGTCACCAAACAGGTGCACGACGCCGGCATCGTAGTCTGGTACGACCCGGAACGCTCCTACGTGCACGTCGCTGAGCAGATCACCGTGCCGGACGCGACTGTCATCCGATTTTGTGGCAGCTTTTTCGAGCTGCGCGCCCAGCTCGAGCCGCTACTCGAATTTGTCGATACCGATGGCCATCCGCGACCGGAACGCACCGTGCCGCCGCATGTGCTCGTCTACATGCCGATGGATCGCCGCGAGACGCACTACGCCCTGATCGAAGCGGAGAGCGCGGGCCACGTGATCGAGCCCGGCGCCAACCCGTGGCAGCGCAACACACGCCTGAAAGTCATCGCAGAGCGGGTGTTCAAGGACCTCGCGCCAGACCGCGCCGGCGACGTCGCTCGACAAGTCGAGCAGGGCATCCTCACGCTCGAAGATCTGGACCGCCTTGCCGAACAATCGGCGGCAGTCGGATCGGGGGCTGTGAAGCTGATCTTCGGCACCGCATCGGTGGAAGATGTCGCGCTGATGTTCGCCGCATCCGAGAAGCACGACGCAGCCACTGCGTCGAAGCAGGCCCTCCCGGAAATCGCACTCCTGCTTGCATCCGAACTCGGCGTCGCGGTTGATGCCAACGGCTCCATCACTGCCGCACGCCACGCCCTGCGAAGGGTCTTGCTGCTGAGCGAGTTCGTTGCCGCAGTGCGTGCTCGCGGCGGAACGGTGCCGGAGTTCGAATCCGCTGGGTTGCCTGCGCGCGACCACCACATGGCGATGGCCACGAAGGTGTGTCAGACGTGGCGTCGCCGCTCTGACTACCGAGAGGCATACGTCGCTGCCGCTCGCGAGGTTGATGCTGAGGTCGCAATCGGCAGTTTGAACCTTGAGGCGCAATGCTTGGCCGGCATCGAAACATTCCCGTCGGTCGAGGAGAAGTTGCTGCGCCACGCCGAGCAGACCGTGTTTGACGGGACTCCGGAGCGCGCACGCGATCTGGCCGAGCAACGCAAGCGTTCATTTTGGTCCACGGAAGAGCCAACGAACCAGCTGCGCTGGTCGCTCATCGAGACGGCTGCGCTCGTGATTCTCACTGCGGCCCGACTCAAAGCGGAGCTGAAGAACGTGGCGAAGACACCTGCAGCGTTTGTGAAGGCATACGTTGCGGGCTCGGAACCGTGGTGCCTGCTCGATACCTACCACCGGCATTTGGAGCGTCAGTTCGCGATCTTCGATCTGGAGATCGGTGGTGAGCACGACCTCATCGAGCAGGTCATCCACCGCGCGCGGCAGCAATACATGGACGCCGTCGCGCTCTGCGCCGAAGCCTTCACTGCAGCGCTGGACGCCGCCGACTTCTCGGTCGCGGACGTACTGCATCAGGAGAAGATCTTTCCGAACCTCGTCGCGCCCCTCACGAAATCGGGAAAGGAATCGAAGGGGAAACCAGCCTACATTTGGGTCGACGCGATGCGATTCGAAATGGGGCGCGAGTTCGTTGACGGGCTTGGGGATGAGCTTGAGGTCAAGCTCATCCCCGGCATCGCCCAGCTTCCGACGATCACGGAGGTCGGGATGTCGGCTCTGCTGCCCGGGGCCGACCATGGCGCGGAGTTGGTCGAAGCAGGTGCTGGCAAGGTCGCCTTGAAGATCGGCGGGAACATCCTCAAGGACCGAGCCGGTCGGGTGAAGCATTTGCGGGACCGCGTCGGCGGCAAGGTGGTCGATGTGAAGCTCAACGAGCTCATCAAACCGTCGAAGAAGCTGCGCGATGAAATCAGCGCGGCTGACTTCGTGTTGGTGACCTCACAAGAAATCGACCGCCGCGGCGAGAGTGCCGAGGACGAAGACGAGGCGCGCCGGTACATGGACGAAGTGCTCGACAAGCTGCGCAAAGGCGTGCGCAGACTGGCGTCTCTTGACGTGACCGACGTGGTGATCACCGCGGACCATGGCCATCTGTTTGGCGAGGCGATCGAAAGTGGAATGAAGATCGATCCACCCGGTGGCGATACCGCCGATCTGCATCGACGCGTCTGGATTGGGAAGGGCGGAAGCAGTGCTGACGGATTTGTGCGCGTGCCAGCGAGCCGGGTGGGGCTGGGCGGCGACCTTGAGTTGGCCTTGCCCCGCAGCCTGGCGTGCTTCAAGGCGGGCGGCTCGGAATCGTTCTTCCACGGTGCTGCCTCCCTGCAGGAGTTGATCATTCCGGTTGCCGTGGTGAAGGCGAAGCGCGATGCCGTTCCGGCGGGCCAGGCCGTGATCGCCTTGACGATGGAACGTCCCCGGATCGCAACTCGGTTCTTCTCGGTGACGGCGACCTACTCGCTGACCGAGTTCTTCGGGGCTGAGGAAAAACGGGTGAAAGCCGTGGTACGCGCCAACAAGAAGGACATCGGGTCGGCGGTGATGGCAGGATATGGGTTCGAGGACGGCACGCAGGAAATCGTCCTCCGAAAGGACAAGCCGAATGCCATCACGCTCATGTTGCCCGCCGACGCCGACATGAAGATCGTCTCCGTCCACATCCTGGATGCCGCCTCACAGGTGGAACTGAAGCGGCTGGACGATGTAGAAGTGGCGATCGGGATCTAG